From the Paludibacterium paludis genome, one window contains:
- a CDS encoding YhdP family protein gives MEKHPERVPDWRVIATLRRLVKTLAVAGGLAALLISLAFAVFTWWFLPRLDDYRPGLAAQISRAVGRPVSIRDLSGQWEGVAPRLTLNRVSITDPMGGQALTLARVDIKPSWMSLVRFEPQLALIEIAGPSLEVRRTRADALMLNGFPLTQGKSDGRLGNWLLRQPRILVRGARIDWQDDYLGLPPLGIAQGELELTSGLLGHRLRVAGQPVFSPGTTAELTARWSGDDLHQWRTWSGSVSARLSGARVGAWNRYLSAFGLLRSGEGDGTLSASFSEGRLDSLEADVRVKNAAWRIPDGKELVFPELGGRLSLQRQGERYRIHASDLTLASQTGLAFNHTGIEGQWQGGAQGFGELTLDNADLHHLTPFIHALGADNNPLFARFSPSGTVAALKVSWKGPLTAPTHYALQSRFSDLAWAPVDTLPGVAGVSGSVRFDENGGQLIVAGSKARIDMPRVFPEALGFEVFDSDVVWKREQSGVGITIRTARFANADLKGSLKGSYRYAGTGAGTADLTASLTGLPANRVVHYLPYAAGQDTRAWLGKALGAGRLNNVSMVLRGDMDAFPFKGGKGGEFLVKGDVEKASLLFETGWPTLDGIDTALVFHNERMEVLPRTVSTLGVPLSGVKVILPDLTADNAWLDITGRADAPLAKMLTYTTRSPVDKWLSGFTGQIRASGDATLALELKVPLSGPDTTRVRGRIGFVGNRLEMTRLPLPPLDTVRGPLIFTEKGVESPGLAVSAFGGNFALTAKTARAGRMEFALDGEAPTGTILSRYADFLVPHVSGKSRFAARFAVTHGLESLLVTSDLAGTAITAPAPVGKEAAAALPLSLELRPETAGMGLRFTLGGRAAGHLRLADDGSLKAGAVAVGRPVPASLPDGLQILVSAPKLDLAPWVGVVRGGRGVSTTEWPLTVSIDSPLVTLGRYRFDKVSAEVRHLPGGDDWQARLRSAQISGHLSYLAQGGGQLRARLPRFDLNGLAPRGETEPSAQGGGMDAFELPAMDVRVDELLLDGNPVGSLDLAARRQGDDWLLDKVLLKAAYGTLSGSARVQGGGGPSPRAVHSRLQLDAADIGKMLDRFGVRDSFRKGQGRLSGDLSWPGGLADFQLEKVSGQVSMDLKDGRFAKVDPGVARLLGVLSLQSLTRRFRLDFTDVFSDGFAFDTLKGDARVTAGVFRSDNTQMKGPAADVAIRGQVNLVNETQSISLHVEPHLAESVALATGAALINPVVGVAALAAQKVLKDPVGRIFSVDYEVTGTLRDPVVSKKTANQEKRSPQP, from the coding sequence TTGGAAAAGCATCCGGAACGCGTTCCCGACTGGCGCGTGATCGCCACACTGCGCCGCTTGGTCAAAACACTCGCTGTGGCGGGGGGGCTGGCCGCGCTGCTCATATCGCTGGCCTTCGCCGTGTTCACCTGGTGGTTCTTGCCGCGACTTGACGACTATCGCCCCGGACTCGCGGCGCAAATCAGCCGGGCCGTCGGCCGGCCGGTGAGCATTCGCGACCTGTCGGGGCAATGGGAAGGGGTCGCGCCGCGACTGACCCTTAACCGGGTGAGCATCACCGATCCCATGGGCGGGCAGGCCCTGACCCTGGCGCGTGTCGACATCAAACCGTCCTGGATGAGCCTCGTGCGTTTTGAACCGCAGCTCGCGCTGATCGAAATCGCCGGCCCGTCGCTGGAAGTGCGGCGCACCCGCGCCGATGCGCTCATGCTCAACGGGTTCCCGCTTACCCAGGGGAAGTCCGACGGCCGGCTCGGCAACTGGCTGCTGCGCCAGCCCCGCATTCTGGTCCGCGGCGCCAGGATCGACTGGCAGGACGATTACCTGGGCTTGCCGCCGCTCGGTATCGCCCAGGGCGAGCTGGAGTTGACCAGCGGCCTGCTCGGGCATCGGCTGCGTGTCGCCGGACAGCCGGTTTTCAGTCCGGGCACCACCGCCGAACTCACGGCGCGCTGGAGCGGCGACGATCTTCATCAGTGGCGGACCTGGAGCGGCTCCGTTTCGGCCCGGCTGAGCGGTGCCCGCGTTGGGGCGTGGAACCGCTATCTGTCGGCATTCGGCCTGTTGCGCTCGGGCGAAGGCGACGGCACGCTCTCCGCTTCGTTCAGCGAAGGACGGCTGGACTCGCTGGAAGCCGATGTGCGCGTCAAGAACGCCGCCTGGCGCATTCCCGACGGCAAAGAACTGGTGTTTCCCGAACTGGGCGGGCGCCTGTCCCTGCAACGCCAAGGGGAGCGTTACCGGATCCATGCGTCGGATCTGACGCTGGCGAGCCAGACCGGTCTCGCCTTCAACCACACCGGCATCGAAGGGCAATGGCAGGGCGGCGCGCAGGGGTTCGGCGAATTGACGCTGGATAACGCCGATTTGCACCACCTGACCCCGTTCATTCACGCACTGGGCGCGGACAATAATCCGCTGTTCGCCCGGTTTTCACCATCCGGCACCGTCGCCGCGCTCAAAGTCAGCTGGAAGGGGCCGCTGACGGCGCCGACCCATTATGCGCTGCAAAGCCGGTTTTCCGATCTGGCCTGGGCGCCTGTCGACACCCTTCCGGGTGTGGCCGGCGTCAGCGGCAGCGTGCGCTTTGACGAAAACGGCGGGCAATTGATCGTGGCGGGCAGCAAAGCGCGCATCGACATGCCGCGTGTATTCCCGGAGGCGTTGGGATTCGAGGTTTTCGATTCGGATGTGGTGTGGAAACGCGAGCAGTCCGGTGTCGGCATCACGATCCGGACCGCGCGTTTCGCCAACGCGGACCTGAAAGGCTCGTTGAAGGGTAGCTACCGTTATGCCGGCACGGGCGCCGGAACGGCCGACCTGACGGCTTCGCTGACCGGATTGCCGGCCAACCGCGTGGTGCACTATCTGCCCTACGCGGCGGGCCAGGATACCCGCGCCTGGCTGGGCAAGGCGCTGGGCGCCGGCCGGCTGAACAATGTGTCCATGGTGCTCAGGGGCGATATGGACGCCTTCCCGTTCAAGGGCGGCAAGGGCGGCGAGTTCCTGGTCAAGGGCGATGTCGAAAAAGCCAGCCTGCTCTTCGAAACCGGCTGGCCGACTCTCGATGGCATCGATACCGCGCTGGTGTTCCACAACGAGCGGATGGAGGTTCTGCCCAGAACGGTGTCGACGCTCGGCGTACCGCTGTCGGGCGTGAAAGTGATCCTGCCGGATCTGACCGCGGACAACGCCTGGCTGGACATTACCGGCCGGGCCGACGCGCCGCTGGCCAAAATGCTGACCTATACCACGCGCAGTCCGGTGGACAAATGGCTGTCCGGTTTCACCGGGCAGATCCGCGCGAGCGGGGATGCCACGCTCGCCCTCGAATTGAAAGTGCCGCTATCGGGGCCGGATACGACCCGGGTGCGCGGCCGCATCGGTTTTGTCGGCAACCGGCTGGAAATGACGCGCTTGCCGTTGCCGCCGCTGGATACCGTGCGCGGTCCGCTGATCTTTACCGAGAAAGGCGTCGAAAGCCCCGGTCTTGCCGTTTCGGCGTTCGGCGGCAATTTCGCCCTCACCGCCAAAACCGCCAGGGCCGGGCGCATGGAGTTCGCGCTGGACGGCGAGGCGCCGACCGGCACGATCCTGTCGCGCTACGCGGACTTTCTGGTGCCGCATGTGTCGGGCAAGTCGCGGTTCGCCGCCCGTTTCGCCGTGACGCACGGGCTGGAGTCCCTGCTGGTGACCTCCGATCTTGCCGGCACCGCCATCACGGCGCCGGCCCCGGTGGGCAAGGAGGCCGCGGCGGCGCTGCCCCTGTCGCTCGAGTTGCGCCCCGAGACCGCCGGCATGGGACTGAGATTCACGCTCGGCGGGCGGGCAGCCGGGCACCTGCGGCTTGCCGACGACGGTTCGCTCAAGGCCGGCGCCGTGGCCGTCGGCCGTCCGGTCCCCGCCTCGTTGCCGGACGGCCTGCAAATTCTGGTAAGCGCCCCGAAGCTGGATCTGGCGCCGTGGGTCGGCGTCGTGCGCGGCGGCCGCGGCGTCTCCACGACCGAATGGCCGCTGACTGTGTCCATCGACAGCCCGCTGGTGACATTGGGGCGGTACCGTTTCGACAAGGTCAGCGCCGAAGTGCGCCATCTTCCCGGGGGTGACGACTGGCAGGCCCGGTTGCGGTCCGCGCAGATTTCCGGGCATCTGAGCTATCTTGCGCAAGGCGGCGGCCAGCTTCGCGCCCGTCTGCCCCGTTTCGATCTTAATGGCCTCGCGCCGCGCGGCGAAACCGAACCTTCGGCGCAGGGCGGCGGGATGGACGCCTTCGAATTGCCGGCGATGGATGTGCGAGTCGACGAGCTTTTGCTTGACGGCAATCCGGTCGGCAGCCTGGATTTGGCCGCGCGGCGCCAGGGGGATGACTGGTTGCTGGACAAGGTGTTGCTCAAGGCCGCCTATGGCACGCTCAGCGGCTCGGCTCGGGTGCAGGGCGGCGGCGGACCGTCGCCGCGCGCGGTGCACAGCCGTCTGCAACTGGATGCCGCGGATATCGGCAAGATGCTCGACCGCTTCGGCGTGCGCGACAGCTTCCGCAAGGGGCAGGGCCGTCTTTCCGGTGATCTGAGCTGGCCGGGCGGACTCGCCGACTTCCAGTTGGAGAAGGTCAGCGGGCAGGTCTCGATGGATCTGAAGGACGGTCGTTTCGCCAAGGTCGACCCCGGCGTCGCGCGCCTTTTGGGGGTACTCAGCCTGCAGTCGCTGACGCGGCGCTTCCGTCTGGATTTCACGGATGTCTTCAGCGACGGCTTCGCGTTTGATACGCTGAAAGGCGACGCGCGTGTGACGGCGGGCGTGTTCCGTTCGGACAACACCCAGATGAAGGGCCCGGCCGCGGACGTGGCCATCCGCGGGCAGGTCAATCTGGTGAACGAAACCCAGTCGATCAGCCTGCACGTCGAGCCGCACCTCGCCGAGAGCGTGGCGCTGGCGACCGGCGCGGCGCTGATCAACCCGGTGGTCGGCGTGGCGGCGCTCGCCGCGCAAAAAGTGCTCAAGGATCCGGTGGGACGGATCTTTTCGGTCGATTATGAAGTGACGGGCACCTTGCGCGACCCGGTCGTCAGCAAAAAAACCGCCAACCAGGAGAAACGGAGCCCGCAACCATGA
- a CDS encoding carbon-nitrogen hydrolase family protein, producing the protein MKTSFIAASVQMVSGTDVDRNIARARELVAEAASRGATLVALPEYFCLMGRADTDKIARRETFGAGPIQEALAAMAREHGVWLSAGTVPLVCPDETKVYNTSLFFDPEGRVAARYDKIHLFGFSGMGERYCESDSILPGGAPVKAETPFASIAFGICYDLRFPEMFRSLAPFDVLILPAAFTAVTGEAHWETLIRARAIENQCYVVASAQGGEHENGRKTHGQSMIVDPWGRVVAELKKGEGVVTASIDVNVIQSVRTRLPALAHRVL; encoded by the coding sequence ATGAAGACATCCTTTATCGCCGCATCGGTGCAGATGGTGTCCGGCACCGACGTCGATCGCAACATCGCCCGGGCCCGCGAACTCGTCGCCGAGGCGGCGTCGCGCGGCGCGACCCTTGTGGCGCTGCCGGAGTATTTCTGCCTGATGGGGCGCGCCGACACCGACAAGATCGCGCGCCGCGAAACTTTCGGCGCCGGGCCGATCCAGGAGGCGCTCGCGGCCATGGCGCGCGAGCATGGCGTCTGGCTGTCGGCCGGGACGGTGCCCCTGGTGTGTCCGGACGAGACGAAAGTCTACAATACCAGTCTGTTCTTCGATCCGGAGGGGCGGGTGGCGGCGCGTTACGACAAGATCCACCTGTTCGGGTTTTCCGGGATGGGGGAGCGCTATTGCGAATCCGATTCGATCCTGCCGGGTGGCGCGCCCGTCAAGGCCGAGACGCCTTTTGCCTCCATCGCGTTCGGAATCTGCTACGATCTGCGTTTCCCGGAAATGTTCCGGAGCCTTGCGCCTTTCGATGTTCTGATTCTGCCCGCCGCGTTCACCGCGGTGACGGGCGAGGCGCATTGGGAGACCCTGATCCGCGCGCGCGCCATTGAAAACCAGTGTTACGTCGTCGCCTCGGCGCAAGGCGGCGAACATGAGAACGGCCGCAAGACGCACGGGCAGTCGATGATCGTCGATCCGTGGGGACGCGTCGTGGCCGAACTGAAAAAAGGCGAGGGCGTGGTCACGGCCTCGATCGATGTGAATGTCATTCAATCGGTGCGCACCCGCTTGCCGGCGCTTGCCCATCGCGTACTGTGA
- the tldD gene encoding metalloprotease TldD — protein sequence MEDVFTTAESLLLKPFGLDEGSLETTLSLITRHDVDYADLYFQHTCHEAWSLEEGIVKSGSFSIDQGVGVRAVSGDKTAFAYSDDISLEALTRTATAVRAIGRQGGAGSVGMPGSRHGFDRLYPAIDPCASLDAAAKVALLEKVERLARAMDPRVIQVMAGLSSEYDVVFIARHDGVRVADVRPLVRLSVYVIAEQNGRREQGGSGVGGRYDLTRFDDALVERHVREAVDQALVNLDSRPAPAGQMTVVLAPGWPGVLLHEAVGHGLEGDFNRKGTSAFSGMIGQRVAAPGVTVVDDGTLADRRGSLSIDDEGNLTQRTVLIEDGILKGYMQDAMNARLMNAAPTGNGRRESYAHIPMPRMTNTYMLAGQHDPAEIIASVKDGLYAVNFGGGQVDITSGRFVFSASEAWRIENGKLTYPVKGATLIGNGPEVLNHVSMIGSDMALDSGIGVCGKEGQSVPVGVGQPTMRIDGGLTVGGTGA from the coding sequence ATGGAAGATGTGTTTACCACCGCCGAGTCCCTGCTGCTCAAACCGTTCGGGCTGGACGAGGGATCGCTTGAAACGACCCTGTCGCTGATCACCCGTCATGATGTCGATTATGCCGATCTGTACTTCCAGCACACCTGTCACGAGGCCTGGAGTCTGGAGGAGGGCATCGTCAAGTCCGGCAGTTTCAGCATCGACCAGGGGGTCGGCGTGCGCGCCGTGTCCGGCGACAAGACCGCGTTCGCCTACTCGGACGATATCAGTCTTGAAGCGCTGACGCGCACCGCGACCGCCGTGCGCGCCATCGGCCGCCAGGGCGGCGCGGGCTCGGTGGGCATGCCGGGCAGCCGGCACGGCTTTGACCGCCTCTATCCGGCGATCGATCCGTGCGCGAGTCTCGATGCCGCCGCCAAGGTGGCGCTGCTGGAGAAAGTGGAGCGCCTCGCCCGGGCGATGGATCCGCGTGTCATCCAGGTGATGGCCGGGCTGAGTTCCGAATACGACGTGGTGTTCATCGCCCGCCATGACGGCGTGCGGGTCGCCGATGTGCGCCCCCTGGTGCGCCTGTCGGTGTATGTCATCGCAGAGCAGAATGGCCGCCGCGAGCAGGGCGGCAGCGGCGTCGGCGGGCGCTACGACCTGACCCGCTTCGACGATGCGCTGGTGGAGCGCCACGTGCGCGAAGCCGTCGATCAGGCGCTCGTCAATCTGGATTCGCGCCCCGCGCCGGCCGGCCAGATGACCGTGGTGCTGGCGCCCGGATGGCCGGGCGTGCTGCTGCACGAGGCGGTGGGGCATGGCCTGGAAGGCGACTTCAACCGCAAGGGCACCAGCGCGTTTTCCGGAATGATCGGCCAGCGGGTCGCCGCGCCGGGCGTCACGGTGGTCGACGACGGCACCCTGGCCGACCGGCGTGGATCGCTGTCCATCGACGACGAGGGCAACCTGACCCAGCGCACCGTGCTCATCGAGGACGGCATCCTCAAGGGCTATATGCAGGACGCGATGAACGCGCGGCTGATGAACGCCGCGCCGACCGGCAACGGCCGGCGCGAATCGTACGCCCACATTCCGATGCCGCGCATGACCAACACCTACATGCTCGCCGGACAGCACGATCCGGCGGAAATCATCGCCTCGGTCAAGGACGGCCTTTACGCGGTCAACTTCGGCGGGGGCCAGGTCGACATCACCAGCGGACGCTTCGTTTTCTCGGCTTCCGAAGCCTGGCGCATCGAGAACGGCAAGCTGACCTACCCGGTCAAGGGCGCGACCCTGATCGGCAACGGACCGGAAGTGCTGAACCACGTGTCGATGATCGGCAGCGACATGGCGCTCGACAGCGGCATCGGCGTGTGCGGCAAGGAAGGCCAGAGCGTGCCGGTGGGCGTCGGTCAGCCGACGATGCGCATCGACGGCGGCCTGACGGTCGGCGGCACGGGCGCCTGA
- the fumC gene encoding class II fumarate hydratase encodes MNTTNRIEQDSLGEVEVPTAALWGAQTQRSLMNFQISTERMPDALILALVRIKGIAARVNAGLDRLDPVRADAIASAAGAILAGEHRDAFPLSVWQTGSGTQTNMNVNEVLANLASRHLDDGAAQTRRVHPNDHVNLGQSSNDMFPTAMHVAAALALSHDLLPALGSLRDALQCKAIAFAGIVKIGRTHLQDATPLTLGQEISGWVAQLDHARRVIVGSLDGVLELAAGGTAVGTGLNTHPEFGPRVAHELAAETGLPFRRAGNFFAALAAHDALVACHAGLKTLAVALMKIANDIRWLASGPRSGIGELTLPENEPGSSIMPGKVNPTQCEALIMVCCQVMGNDVAITVGGASGNFELNVCKPLIIHNLMQSIRLLGDAMKGFETHCVSGMEPDLRRIGELVGHSLMLVTALSPHIGYDKAARIAKQAHHQRISLREAALESGYVTAEEFDSWVRPERMV; translated from the coding sequence ATGAACACTACCAACAGAATCGAGCAGGACTCGTTGGGCGAGGTCGAGGTTCCCACCGCCGCGCTGTGGGGCGCCCAGACACAGCGCTCGTTGATGAATTTCCAGATTTCCACCGAGCGCATGCCCGACGCGCTCATTCTGGCGCTGGTCCGCATCAAGGGCATCGCCGCGCGCGTCAACGCGGGACTCGACCGTCTCGATCCGGTTCGCGCCGACGCGATCGCCAGCGCCGCCGGGGCCATCCTCGCCGGCGAGCACCGCGACGCGTTCCCCTTGTCGGTGTGGCAAACCGGATCCGGCACCCAGACCAATATGAACGTCAACGAAGTGCTGGCCAATCTCGCATCGCGCCATCTTGACGACGGCGCGGCGCAAACCCGGCGCGTGCACCCCAACGACCATGTGAATCTGGGCCAGTCGTCGAACGACATGTTCCCCACCGCCATGCACGTTGCCGCGGCGCTCGCGCTGTCGCACGACCTCCTGCCCGCGCTCGGCTCGCTGCGGGACGCGCTGCAGTGCAAGGCCATCGCCTTTGCCGGCATCGTCAAGATCGGGCGCACCCACCTGCAGGACGCCACACCCCTGACACTCGGGCAGGAGATTTCCGGATGGGTCGCCCAGCTCGATCACGCCCGGCGCGTCATCGTCGGCAGTCTTGACGGCGTGCTCGAACTGGCGGCGGGTGGGACCGCCGTCGGCACGGGATTGAACACCCATCCGGAGTTCGGCCCGCGCGTGGCGCACGAGCTGGCCGCCGAAACCGGCCTGCCGTTCCGGCGCGCGGGCAATTTCTTCGCGGCCCTCGCGGCGCACGACGCGCTGGTCGCCTGCCACGCGGGGCTGAAGACCCTGGCGGTCGCCCTGATGAAAATCGCCAACGACATCCGCTGGCTGGCGTCCGGCCCGCGCTCGGGCATCGGCGAGTTGACACTCCCGGAAAACGAACCGGGCAGTTCCATCATGCCCGGCAAGGTCAATCCCACCCAATGCGAGGCGCTCATCATGGTGTGCTGCCAGGTGATGGGCAACGACGTGGCGATCACCGTGGGCGGCGCGTCGGGCAACTTCGAACTGAACGTCTGCAAACCCCTGATCATTCACAATCTCATGCAGAGCATCCGCTTGCTCGGCGATGCCATGAAAGGATTCGAGACGCACTGCGTGAGCGGCATGGAGCCTGATCTGCGGCGTATCGGCGAACTGGTCGGCCATTCGCTGATGCTGGTGACCGCCCTGAGCCCGCATATCGGCTACGACAAGGCGGCGCGGATCGCCAAGCAGGCGCACCACCAGCGTATTTCGCTGCGCGAAGCGGCGCTGGAATCGGGCTATGTCACGGCGGAGGAATTCGACAGCTGGGTGCGGCCGGAAAGGATGGTGTGA
- the acnA gene encoding aconitate hydratase AcnA produces MTLEPHDLPDDLRQPFGPSAHFFSLPALERAGFGRVSRLPVSLRIVLESLLRNRDGIRITDDHVRALANWRPDAPRSEEIPFVVARIVLQDFTGVPLLCDLAAMRDAAGRFGRPPRLVEPLVPVDLVVDHSVQIDHFRERDALDLNMRLEFRRNAERYRFIKWGMQAFDTFRVIPPGVGIVHQVNLEYLARGVIERDGAVFPDTLVGTDSHTTMINALGVVGWGVGGIEAEAGMLGQPVYILTPDVVGVHLAGRLREGVTATDLVLTLTEMLRKARVVGKFVEFFGEGAASLSLPDRATIANMAPEYGATMGFFPPDEETAAYLAATGRSAGEVERFRAYFQAQAMFGMPVAGQIDYSEVLTLDLSGVVSSVAGPRRPQDRIPLPELKTDLARLLAADAAQGGYGKAKDAHARHALTPDTTLGHGDVLIAAITSCTNTSNPGVMLAAGLLAKKAVARGLRVAPHIKTSLAPGSRVVTDYLTRSGLLEPLEALGFGVAAYGCTTCIGNAGPLNADIERVVADHDLVTCSVLSGNRNFEARIHPAIKANFLMSPPLVVAFALAGRADIDMTMEPLGHDAEGEPVFLRDIWPSQEEVGEALRGASDADTYRRLYESFARGNPLWDGIESPAGETYGWNPSTYIARPPFFEDFALEPATPEPVLGARALAIFGDSVTTDHISPAGSIKSASPAGDFLRAAGVGQDEFNSYGSRRGNHDIMMRGTFANVRIRNRMLPPDEEGKPVEGGLTLMQPGGERRFIFDAAMAYRDAGTPTLVFAGEEYGTGSSRDWAAKGTRLLGVRAVIARSFERIHRSNLVGMGVLPLQFTGEDSADRLGIAGDELFDLIGLDSGIAPGQTVTLRIRRAAGKVTECPLLLRIDTPVEVEYYRHGGILPYVLRGLLKGGE; encoded by the coding sequence ATGACCCTCGAACCGCATGATCTGCCGGACGATCTTCGGCAGCCTTTCGGGCCTTCCGCCCATTTCTTTTCCCTTCCCGCCCTGGAGCGCGCCGGCTTTGGCAGGGTGTCGCGCCTGCCTGTATCGCTGCGCATCGTACTGGAATCGCTGTTGCGCAACCGGGACGGTATCCGGATCACGGATGATCATGTCCGCGCGCTGGCGAACTGGCGGCCCGATGCGCCGCGCAGCGAGGAAATTCCTTTTGTGGTGGCGCGCATCGTGCTGCAGGATTTCACCGGCGTGCCGCTGTTGTGCGATCTGGCGGCGATGCGCGATGCGGCCGGTCGTTTCGGCCGTCCTCCGCGCCTGGTGGAGCCGCTCGTGCCGGTCGATCTGGTGGTCGACCACTCGGTGCAGATCGATCACTTCCGCGAACGGGACGCCCTGGATCTGAACATGCGCCTGGAGTTCCGGCGCAATGCCGAGCGTTACCGCTTCATCAAATGGGGCATGCAGGCGTTCGATACCTTCCGGGTGATTCCGCCGGGTGTCGGCATCGTGCACCAGGTGAACCTGGAATACCTGGCCCGGGGCGTGATCGAACGAGACGGAGCGGTGTTCCCCGATACCCTCGTCGGCACCGATTCGCACACCACGATGATCAATGCGCTGGGCGTGGTGGGGTGGGGCGTCGGCGGCATCGAGGCGGAGGCGGGCATGTTGGGCCAGCCGGTGTACATCCTGACGCCGGATGTGGTCGGGGTGCATCTGGCGGGCCGGCTGCGCGAGGGCGTCACGGCCACCGACCTTGTGTTGACGCTGACCGAAATGCTGCGCAAGGCCCGGGTTGTCGGCAAGTTCGTCGAGTTTTTCGGGGAGGGGGCGGCCTCGCTGTCGCTGCCGGACCGCGCCACCATCGCCAACATGGCGCCCGAGTACGGCGCGACCATGGGGTTTTTTCCGCCGGACGAGGAAACCGCCGCCTACCTTGCCGCCACCGGACGCAGCGCCGGCGAGGTCGAGCGCTTTCGCGCGTATTTCCAGGCCCAGGCGATGTTCGGCATGCCCGTGGCCGGGCAGATCGATTACAGCGAGGTGCTGACGCTCGATCTGTCGGGTGTCGTATCCAGCGTCGCCGGACCGCGCCGTCCGCAAGACCGGATTCCCCTGCCGGAACTGAAAACCGACTTGGCGCGGCTGCTCGCCGCGGACGCGGCCCAGGGGGGCTATGGCAAGGCGAAGGACGCGCACGCGCGCCACGCCCTGACACCGGACACGACGCTGGGTCATGGCGATGTGTTGATCGCCGCCATCACTTCATGCACCAACACCTCCAATCCCGGGGTGATGCTGGCGGCCGGTCTGCTCGCGAAAAAGGCCGTGGCGCGCGGTCTGCGTGTGGCTCCGCATATCAAGACATCGCTTGCGCCCGGCTCGCGCGTGGTGACGGATTACCTGACGCGCTCCGGCTTGCTGGAACCCCTCGAGGCGCTCGGTTTCGGCGTGGCGGCCTACGGGTGCACGACCTGTATCGGCAATGCCGGCCCCCTGAACGCGGATATCGAGCGTGTGGTGGCCGATCACGATCTGGTGACCTGTTCGGTGCTGTCGGGCAACCGTAATTTCGAGGCGCGCATCCATCCGGCCATCAAGGCCAACTTCCTGATGAGTCCGCCCCTGGTGGTGGCCTTCGCGCTGGCCGGACGGGCCGACATCGACATGACAATGGAGCCGCTCGGTCATGACGCCGAAGGTGAGCCGGTGTTCCTGCGCGATATCTGGCCAAGTCAGGAGGAAGTCGGCGAGGCGCTGCGCGGCGCGTCGGACGCCGACACGTACCGGCGGCTTTACGAATCGTTCGCCCGCGGCAATCCCTTGTGGGACGGCATCGAATCGCCGGCCGGGGAGACATACGGCTGGAATCCGTCGACCTATATCGCCAGGCCGCCTTTCTTCGAGGATTTCGCGCTCGAGCCGGCAACGCCCGAGCCGGTGCTCGGCGCCAGGGCGCTGGCGATTTTCGGGGATTCTGTCACCACAGACCATATCAGCCCGGCAGGTTCGATCAAGAGCGCGTCGCCGGCCGGCGATTTTTTGCGCGCGGCGGGCGTGGGACAGGATGAGTTCAACAGTTACGGCTCTCGGCGCGGCAATCACGACATCATGATGCGCGGCACCTTCGCCAATGTGCGTATCCGCAACCGCATGCTGCCGCCGGACGAGGAGGGCAAGCCCGTGGAGGGGGGGCTGACACTGATGCAGCCAGGGGGCGAGCGCCGCTTCATCTTCGATGCCGCGATGGCTTATCGTGACGCCGGCACGCCGACGCTGGTGTTCGCCGGCGAAGAGTACGGCACCGGTTCGAGCCGCGACTGGGCGGCCAAGGGCACGCGCCTCTTGGGCGTACGCGCGGTGATCGCCCGCAGTTTCGAGCGCATCCATCGCTCGAACCTGGTCGGGATGGGCGTGCTGCCGCTGCAGTTCACCGGCGAGGATTCCGCCGACCGTCTCGGTATCGCCGGGGACGAGCTCTTCGATCTCATCGGCCTGGACAGCGGCATCGCCCCGGGTCAGACCGTCACGTTGCGTATCCGGCGCGCTGCCGGCAAGGTGACGGAGTGCCCGCTGCTGTTGCGTATCGATACGCCGGTGGAAGTGGAGTATTACCGTCACGGCGGCATCCTGCCCTATGTGCTTAGGGGGCTGCTGAAGGGGGGCGAGTGA
- a CDS encoding endonuclease, translated as MLNRFFILLLSCLILSSCQDKSGEPARAAARPAAEPARVALVAGKRGVGHRDFVNAKKVLPEVFRGLEEDFYCGCRYSGKTMDLASCGYAPRKNAERASRLEWEHVVPAWVLGHQRQCWQNGGRKACTDSDPLFAAMEGDLVNLVPSIGEVNGDRGNFPYSQWTREPVRQYGQCSTVVDFKARRVQPREAVRGRAARITLYMHQRWSLSMSRQDRQLMCAWARQFPVDDWERERDRRIVALQGEGNPLVSDPSALARVCQGG; from the coding sequence ATGCTGAACCGGTTTTTCATCCTCCTGTTATCGTGTCTGATTCTTTCATCTTGCCAGGACAAGTCCGGCGAACCCGCCCGTGCCGCCGCGCGGCCGGCCGCCGAACCCGCCCGTGTCGCGCTGGTCGCCGGCAAGCGCGGGGTGGGACACCGTGACTTCGTCAATGCCAAGAAAGTGTTGCCGGAGGTGTTCCGCGGTCTGGAAGAGGACTTCTACTGCGGTTGCCGCTACAGCGGCAAAACCATGGATCTGGCGTCCTGCGGCTATGCGCCGCGCAAAAACGCCGAACGCGCGTCGCGGCTGGAGTGGGAACACGTGGTGCCGGCCTGGGTGCTGGGGCACCAGCGCCAGTGCTGGCAGAACGGCGGACGCAAGGCCTGCACCGACTCGGATCCTCTTTTCGCCGCCATGGAAGGCGATCTGGTGAATCTCGTACCGTCGATTGGCGAGGTCAATGGCGACCGCGGCAATTTTCCGTACAGCCAGTGGACGCGCGAACCCGTCCGGCAGTACGGCCAGTGCTCCACGGTGGTCGATTTCAAGGCGCGCCGCGTGCAGCCGCGCGAAGCGGTGCGCGGTCGCGCCGCGCGCATCACCCTGTACATGCATCAGCGCTGGAGCCTTTCGATGAGCCGTCAGGATCGCCAACTGATGTGCGCGTGGGCGCGCCAGTTCCCGGTCGACGATTGGGAGCGCGAACGCGACCGCCGCATCGTGGCCCTTCAAGGGGAAGGCAATCCGCTGGTGTCCGACCCATCCGCCCTCGCCAGGGTCTGCCAGGGCGGCTGA